GCCCTTTTCCGGGTGACGCACGACAAGGGCGTCGACGTAGCCGCTCATCACGCGGCTCGTGTCGTAAATCGATTCGCCCTTGGCCATCGACGAGAAGGTGAAGCCGGTGGTGTCGCACACCGAGCCGCCGAGACGGCAGAAGGCGGCGCCGAAGCTCACACGGGTTCGGGTACTGGCTTCGAAGAACAGATTGCCGAGTACGGCACCTTCGAGCACGCGCGAGATCTTCTGGCGGCGCGCGATCGGTTGCATGATATCGGCAACGTGGAACAGCTCTTCGAGCGAGTCGCGTGAGAACTGATCGACCGAGATCAAATGCGGCTTGCCGTCGAGACCCATGCGTTCGCGCAACGGTTTGTGTGCGCTTTGCGTAGATTCCGCGGACGGTGCCTCGCGACCGAGGATTTCGCCGACGAATTTCTCCACGATGCTCGGCATCGTGCGATATTCGCTGGAATCTTCAGGCAACAGCCAGGTGTCGAGGGCGCGCCGGCGAACGCCGATGCGCTCGGCGAAGCTGTCGCGGGTCATGTTCAGGCGACGCATCGCGTCGCGCAGGAAAGTCTGCTGTGCACTCATGGTCGGGTCGGCAGGAATGTGTACGCGATGCGTATAATAGGCGTCGATTCGTTGTTTGTCCAGCAAAAGACGTGCCCCGCGCGGGGCCGCGCCAGCCGGGCGTTTCCGGCATTTCCGATGTATTGCCTTACGGTATGGAAAACCTTCTCCGCAAGCTCGACCTTACCTCTTTGCGCCTTTTCGTGGCTGTGTGCCAGGAGCGGAGCATGGCGCGTGCTGCCGAGCGCGAATTCATTGCGCCGTCGGCCATCAGCCGGCGCATTGCCGACATCGAAGCGATCGTCGGACTTCCCCTTATTCAACGTCACCAGCGCGGCATTACCGTCACGCCCGTTGGCGAGACGGTGCGTCGTTATGCAGAGCGCATCCTTGGCACCATCGAATCGCTGGGCGCAGAGCTGTCGCAGTTTCACGAGGGGGCGCGCGGCAGCGTGCGCATTGCGGCGAACCTATCGGCCATCGTCCAGTTTTTGCCGGAGGACCTCGCCGCGTTCGGTCGCGTGTTTTCCGCGGTGGATGTCGAACTCGACGAACAGCACAGCAACGAAGTGCTCCAGCGGGTGGGGGAGCGCGCGGTGGATGTGGGTATCTGCAATGCCGTCGAGGGGATCGAGGCGTTCACGATGGTGCCGTATCGCCGCGATCGGCTCGCCGTAATTCTGCCCGTGGGGCATCCGTTGGCGGCGCGCACCGGCGAGATTCCGTTCTCCGCCTGCGTTGGCGAGACGCTGGTGGGCCTTCAGGGCAACAGCGCGCTGACGCAGTTGCTGCGCCAGCAGGCGAGTGCGCTCGGCGCGTCGCTGCGCATCAAGATTCGCGTGTCCAGTCTCGACGCCCTGTGCCGCATGGCGCATGCGGGGCTGGGCATCGCCATCGCGCCCGAGCAAGTCGGCCAGTTGTACGTGGGCAAGCTCGATGTGGTCGTGCGCCCCCTCACCGACGAATGGGCGCATCGTCAGCTCTGGCTCGTGTTTCCGTCGCGTGACCAACTGAGCGCGACTGCGTCGGCCGTCGTGAATTTTCTCGCGCAGAAGGAATGACCCCGGTATCCCGGGGTTGTCGCGCCTGAGGCCTGCCGCTCCCCGGGAAACAGCCTGATCGCCGGGGTGCGGCAGGGACTGCCGATCGCAATGTGCCGATTCAGGCGCGTGGCACGAGCGAACCGATGCGCGACGCGAACGCCTGGGGATCTTTCAGTTGCACGACATCATCGGGAACATCGATGACGTGCGCCTTCTGATCGGGGCCGGCCGCGATGCCTGCCACTTGTCCGCGCAAGCCACCGTCACTTTGCTGCGCGGCGACAAGCGCACCCTGCTTGTCGACAATGACGATCATTTTCATACCACCCCCCCGCCTTGCAGGTTATGCCAGGCACCGCCCGGCCCAAGATTCGTGATCGTGACGTAATACGTGGTGTGACCGTTGTTGTCCTTCTCCTTGCGCTGGTTGTCAGCGCGATGGACCCCGCCGGAATTCGGCGTCTTGACATCGGCACTCGCAAACTGCGTGCCATAGTCTTCGCCGCCGTTGCGGACATACCACCAGTAGGCAGATTGGTTAGGGTTCAGGAAGGTCAGCGGCCCTACATTGTTGAACGCCATGGCATGACTCCTCTGGAAACGACGCGCAATGGCTGCCAGTGCGCAGCTCACGCGCCTGGGCTGACACAATTCCGTACGCCATGCGGACCGTGAGTCCCTGTGGTGGATAAATAGCGTCCACATGTCGTACGTACGTCATCGACGCTCGATTGCCTTCGCCGATGGCGCGTTTGAAATCTAGGTTGACCATCGGGCGTCGATGCCGGCGGTGTCCGGGTGGCTCGGCGCCATGGGCTTCCGCGCGATTTGTAACATCGATATTTCGGAATTTTCCCAAGGAACGAAGGGGGCGCTCAAGATGTCGGCGCGGTTGAACGGCGGTGACGGGATTGGCACGGACTTCGCGATTCGTCACGGCGACCTTGCTCAGACGGCATGGCCGGGCGCCGGGCCCGGGGATATGCTTTTCGCGAGGAGGTTCCCTGGCATGGAAGACACCATTCGTTTCGACGGCCGCATGCTGTTTCTGTCCGACGACCCGGCTATCGTGCGCCGGCAGTTGGCCGGCGAGTCCATCACCCGCGCCGAAGCCGGTGCATTGCGCGATAACGTCTCGACCGACGAGATCACCCCCGTCACCGTCATGCTCACTTACGACGAACGGCTCGGGCGTTATCCCTACGTGGGTTTCAAGGCGGGAAACGACATGCCCGTCGGCGAGCACGACGTGCGCCGCGGCGGTTTTCAGATCACGGTCGCGGGCAAGCGTTACGGCAAGGGGTCGTCGCGCGAATCGAGTCCGCTGGCGGAACTGTCGGCGGGCATCCGGCTGATCGTTGCCGAGAGCTTCGAGCGTATCTATCAGCAGAACTGCGACAACATCGGCATTCTGACGACCACCGACTTCGGTGTGCTCGAGCGCATTCAGGCCGGCGAAGCCATTCCGATCACCGAATTTCTCAAGGGGCGCGACGCCCTCACGCAGCAAATCATCCGCAGTGGCGGCCTGCTCGCGTTCAGCAAGTTTGCGGAATGGCCCGCACCGGTGGTACACCCCGACGCGACACCTTCGAGCGATACGGCAGACACACCGCCACGCACGCTCGTCGAGAAGATCATGGCGCGGCGTCTGCATCCGGCCACGCCCGGTGTCGAGCATGGCGACGGCGTATTTGTGCGCGTCGACTGGCGCTTCTCTCACGATTACTTCACGGGGATGTGCGCGCATCTGATGCATCGTGCATTCGGCGAGCCGGCGGCGCTGTACGACCCGGCCCGCATCATCGCGTTTCAGGATCATCTGGTGCTGGCTGCGCAGAGCCATCCGCACGTCACGCAGGGGTTGCTGCCCGGCGTGGCCAATCTGACGAACGGGCATCGCGATTTCGTCTCGCGTTACCCGGTGCTGGCGCATGGCGAACTGCCCATCGGAGATCGCGATGAAGCGCATGGCGCCGACGGCATCTGCCACGCGCTGATGGCTGAGCGCTATGCGTTGCCGGGTCAGATCGTGATCGGCACCGATTCGCACACGCCCCACGCGGGCGCGCTCGGCTGTCTGGCGTTCGGTGCCGGCGCGACCGACATCGCGAACAGTTGGGTGACGGGCTACGTCCGTTGCAAGGTGCCGCAGACGTTGCGCATCGAGATCGACGGTGCGCTGGCGCCCGGCGTGACGGCCAAGGACGTGGTGCTCCATTTGTTGCGGCTCGATGCGATCCGCAGCGGCGACGCCATCGGCCTCGTCTTCGAATACGCGGGAAGTGCCGTGCGGGCGATGTCGATCGACGAACGCGCCACGCTCACCAACATGGTCGCCGAGTTGGGGGGCTTCACGGGCATCGTGGCGCCGGACGAGAAGACGGTGGCCTTCCTCAAGACGCGTCGCGGGGTCGACTTCGTGATCGAGCCGTGGATGACGAGCGACGCCGGTGCGCGCTATCGCGACGTGATCCGCATCGATGCGGCGTCGCTGATGCCGATGCTGGCGCGCCCCGGCGATCCGGGTAACGGCGTGGCGCTTGCCGAACTGACGGCGCCCGTCGCCATCGATATCGCTTACGGCGGTTCATGCACCGCGGGCAAGCGCGACGATTTCGACGCGTATCACGACGTGCTTGCCTGGGGCGTAGCGCATGGGCTTCGCGTGGCGCAGGGGCGGTCGTTGTTCTTGCAGTTCGGCACGATGGACGTGCGTGCCTACTGTGAAGCGCGGGGCTATCTCGATACGTTCGAGGCCGCCGGAGTGACGCTCATCATGCCGGGCTGCGGCGCGTGTGCGAACTGCGGGCCGGGACAGTCGACGTCGGCGGAGCAAGTCACGATCAGCGCGATCAATCGCAACTTCCCCGGCCGTTCCGGGCCGGGCAGTGTGTGGCTCGCGAGCCCCTATACGGTGGCGGCGAGTGCCTTGGCCGGGCGCATCGTCAGCTTTGACGAATTGAGGGCTTCGGTACTGGCGACAGTGCAGTGACGTGTGCGGCAAAGGTGACAGGCGCGGTGTCATTCGTGGCACAATTTCGGCCTCGTGCCTGTCGATTCATGGTGTATCCGACGTACCGGCTACTGCGGGCGAATGCCGGCAAGTGGTTTGAGAGACGTCGGCAAATGAGCAGTTCGGCCATGACCGAACGGGCCCGGAGACGATTTCCATGCCATCCCCCGACGTTTCAATGCCTTCCATGCCTTCTCCAAGTCAGGCCGCGCAAGCCCACGCTGTGGCAAGCAGCCTGAGTGCCGGCGACATTTCCGCCCGTCTCGATCGACTGCCACCCACCCGCACTGTCTGGAAACTGGTGGTGCTGCTCAGTCTCGGTTTCTTCTTCGAACTTTACGATCTGCTCTACACGGGTTACATCGCACCCGGTCTGGTAAAGAGCGGCATTCTCACGCCGACCACGCCGGGCCTGTTCGGCACGACGGGCGTGGCGAGCTTCATCGCCGCGTTGTTTGCCGGGCTGTTCATCGGCACGATCGCGTGCGGTTTTCTCGCCGACCGGTTCGGCCGCCGCGCGGTGTTCACCGGCTCGCTGCTCTGGTACACGGTGGCCAACGTCATCATGGCGTTTCAGGAGACGGCTACAGGCGTGAACTTCTGGCGCTTCGTGGTGGGGCTGGGCATCGGCGTGGAACTGGTGACGATCGGCACCTACATCGCCGAGCTGGTGCCCAAGCAGATTCGCGGTCGTGCGTTCGCGTGCGAGCAGGCGGTCGGCTTTACCGCGGTGCCGGTCGTCGCGCTGCTGGCCTACTGGCTCGTGCCGCGTGAGTTCCTCGGTCTGGAAGGCTGGCGCTGGGTGGTGCTCATCGGTGCGCACGGCGCCGTGTTCGTCTGGTGGATTCGCCGTGCCTTGCCGGAGAGCCCGCGCTGGCTCGCGCAGAAGGGGCGTCTTGACGAGGCGGATCGTGTGTTGTCCGAACTGGAAGCCAAGGTCGCCCGAGAGTACGGCAAACCGCTGCCGCCGCCGGGCGAGCCGGAGCCGGTGGTGCCCAAGAGCGCGTTTCGCGACATGTGGGTGCCGCCGTATCGCAAGCGCGCGATCATGATGATCCTGTTCAACATCTTCCAGACGGTCGGCTTCTATGGCTTCGCCAACTGGGTGCCGACGCTGCTGATCAAGCAGGGCGTGACCGTGACGACGAGCCTCGGGTACTCCAGCGTGATCGCACTCGCGGCACCGGTCGGGCCGCTGATCGGTCTATGGATGGCCGACAAGGTCGAGCGCAAACACGCCATCGTATGGACGGCCGGCATCGGTATCGTGTGCGGTCTGGTGTTCTCGCAGGTGACATCGTCGTTCCTGCTGATCGCCATGGGGATCGGCCTTACGCTCGCGAACAACATCATGTCGTACAGCTATCACGCCTATCAGACGGAACTGTTCCCCACGGGGATTCGCGCGCGCGCCGTCGGTTTCGTTTATTCGTGGAGCCGCTTCTCGGCGATCTTCACGGCGTTCCTGATCGCGTCCGTGTTGCGCAACTTCGGCGTGACCGGCGTGTTTGTGTTCATCTCCTGTGCCATGCTGATCGTCATGCTTTCCATCGGACTGATGGGCCCGCGTACGCGTGACATCGCGCTGGAGAAGATCTCGCAGTAAGCAACATGGCAACCATGGCCGCGCGGGTGCGGCCATTCCCGCATTCCCCCGGAGACTCCGATCATGGCGGACCTGCAAACCGAAGCGGCCTACGAGGCCAACGCCGTTCGTTATAGCGAGGACTGGCTCAACCAGCCGCCACCGGACGACATGTACGCCTTGCTGGTGCGTCATTTCATCCCCGGCGGACGCACGATCGATGTGGGCTGTGGGAACGGTCGCGACGCGGCGTGGCTCGCGCAGCAGGGATTCGATGTGGTCGGTTACGACAACTCGCCGGCACTCATCGAGCTGGCGAGTCGATCCTTCCCGTGGGTGCCGTTTCACGTCGGCAGACTCCCGCAGCTTGACGCGGTGACGGCGCAGTTCGACAACGTCGTCTGCGAGACGGTTCTCATGCATCTGCCCGCGAACGAGGTGCCGCAGGCCGCCGACCGCCTCTGGTCGCTCGTGCGCCCGGGCGGCGTGCTTTACGTGTCGTGGCGAGTGACCGAGGGCGAAGACCTTCGCCATGAGGACGGACGCCTCTACAGCGCCTTCTCCCCCGACGTCGTGCGCGCTGCGCTTCACGAAGGCGTTGTGCTGCACGAGGAAGACGTCACGAGTGTGAGCTCCGGCAAGCGTGTGTGCCGGCTGATCGTGCAACGCCCGGCCTGACGTCGACGAAAAAACGCCGCCGATACCTTGGCGTATCGGCGGCGTTTTGTTTTCGCCGGTAAGCGAAAGCGCGCTTAGGCGAGTGCCTTCTCAACGATCTCGCGCACGTCCTTCGACAGCGCTTTGTGATCGGCGACGCTTCGCAATGCGGTGTGCATATGCTCACGCAGCGACGGCGTGTACTTGCGCCAGCGGTCGAGCACCCGTGCCAGACGCGCGGCTACCTGCGGGTTGAGGGCGTCGAGCGTGAGCACCTGTTCGGCCCAGAACTGATAGCCGGAGCCATCTGCCGCGTGGAACTGGGCGGGGTTGCCTGCGCAGAAGCTGAAAATCAGCGAACGCGCGCGGTTCGGGTTCTTCAGCGTAAAGGCCGGATGCCGCATGAGGGCACGCACGGCGTCGATCACGCAATGGCTGCCGTCACCGCGCTGCATGGCTTGCAGTGCAAACCACTTGTCGATGGCGAGCGGCTCGTGCTCGAAGCGTTGGTAGAAGTCGTCCAGCGCTTCGGCGGCATGGTTCTGTCCGTGGGCGGCGTCGCCCTCGAGTGCGGCGCCACCGCGTTGCACGAGCGCGGTGAGTGCGGCGAAGCGATCCGTCATGTTGTCGGCCGTGTCGTATTGCGTGCGGGCGGTTTGGGCCACCCCGGCGTCCGACAACTCCATCAGATACGACAGCGCGAGATTCTTCAGCGCGCGCTCGCCTGCCGAAGCGGCGTCCGGACGATACGGGCCCGGCACGCGGTGATTGTGATACGCCGCGAGCCACTCGGTGTGCAGCGAGGCCGCCAGACGCTGACGCAGGTACTGACGCGCCGCGTGAATCGCCGCTGGGTCGATCTCCGTCATCTGCTCGCCGAGATACGACTCCGCCGGCAGCGTAAGCGCCTGAGCACGGAACGCCGGGTCGAGCGTTTCGTCGCGCAGCACTTGCCGGAAGGCTTCGAGCACGTAGCTGTCCACGCTGGGCAACTGGCCCATCTGGATCGATTCGACGAGCGCCAGCAACTGACGCGTGGCGAGACGCTGACCGGCTTCCCAACGGTTGAACGGGTCGCTGTCGTGCGCCATCAGGAAGGCGAGTTCGTCGATGGTGGTCTCATGCTCGACGATCACCGGCGCCGAGAAACCGCGCAGCAGCGACGGCATCGGGTGATGCGGCACATCGACGAACGTGAAGCTCTGACGCTCCTGCGTGAAGTCGAGTACGCGCGTGGTCGCGGTGGGGGCGTCGCTGGCTTCACCCGCAAGACGCAGCGCCATATCGCGGCCATCGCGATCGAGCAGGCCGACGGCGAACGGAATATGGAACGGCTGTTTGACGAGCTGGGTATCCTGCAACTCCACGCCGACCTTCGGGCAGCGCTGTGTGAGCGTGAGGGTGTACGTGCGGGCGGCCTCGTCGTAGGCGGCATCGACCGTCACGCGCGGGGTGCCGGCCTGGCTGTACCAGCGGCCGAATTGCGTGAGGTCACGACGATTGGCATCGGCCATGGCGGCGCGGAAGTCATCGCACGTGACCGCCTGACCGTCATGGCGCTCGAAGTACAGATCCATGCCCCGACGGAAGCCGTCGCGGCCCAGCAACGTCTGATACATGCGCACGACTTCGGCGCCTTTCTCGTAGACGGTGACGGTGTAGAAGTTGTTGATCTCGACGTAACTCTCGGGACGCACCGGGTGCGCCATCGGGCCGGCGTCTTCCGGGAACTGCGCCTGACGCAGCACACGCACGTCGTCGATGCGCTTGACCGCGCGGCCCGACTCGGAGCCCATCATGTCGGCGGAGAATTCCTGATCGCGGAACACGGTCAGGCCTTCCTTCAGACTCAACTGGAACCAGTCGCGGCAGGTCACGCGATTGCCCGTCCAGTTGTGGAAGTATTCGTGGCCCACCACGGCTTCGATATTGCCGAAGTCGTCGTCGGTCGCGGTGGCGGCATCGGCCAGCACATACTTCGTGTTGAAGATGTTCAGGCCCTTGTTTTCCATCGCGCCCATGTTGAAGTCGCTCACGGCCACGATCATGAAGCGGTCGAGATCGAGCACGCGCCCGAAGCGCGCTTCGTCCCAACGGATCGAGTTGACCAGCGAGTGCATGGCGTGCTCGGTCTTGTCCAGATCCTGCGGCTGCACCCAGACCTGCAGGAGTTTTTCGCGGCCATCGCCGGCGACGAGGCGCTCCTCGCGGCAGACCAGCCGTCCGGCGACCAGCGCGAACAGATAGCTCGGCTTCTTGAACGGGTCATCCCAAACGGCGAAATGACGGCCGTCGGGCAGATCGCCCTTGTCGATCAGATTGCCGTTGGCCAGCAGCACCGGATACGCTTCGCGCTCGGCGCGCAGCGTCACGGTGTACGTGGCCATCACATCCGGACGGTCGAGGAAGTAGGTGATCTTGCGAAAGCCTTCGGCCTCGCACTGGGTGAAGAAGTTGCCGCCGGAGACGTACAGGCCCATGAGCGACGTGTTCTCTTGCGGACGACAGCGCGTCACGAGCGTGAGTTCGAAGGTGGCGGGCGGGGCCTCGACGGTGAGCGATTCTTCGCCCGTGCGGTAGCCGGCCCACGGTTTGCCGTCGAGTTCGAGGCTTACCAGTTGCAGACCCTGACCCACCAGTTCGAGGTCGCCGCCGGGGCCGGCCGGGTTGCGGTGTACGCGCAGTCGGCTGGTGACGGTGGTGACGTCGGGGGCGAGGTCGAAGTCAAGTTGGACGGTGTCGATCAGATACGCCGGGGGCGTATAGTCGGAGCGTTGGATGACACCTGCAAGGTCGGTTCTGAGCATGGACGGTGTTTTGCGGACGGCCAAGGATCCGTAAATTGTAACGGAGTGGCGGCCCGTTCGGGCTTAAGCGGGAAATTTGCTGAATTTTGCTGCAATGCGGCCGTCAAAGGATTCGGATGTGCGCGGGGCGCCGTCCTATGCTTAAATCGGCGCGAGCGGTGCGCATTGGCGTGCCGGGCCATTCTCTGGAGCAGTCAATCATGTGGAAACGATGGGCATTGGCGACGTTGACTGTGGCCAGCGTCTTGCTGGCAGGGTGTGCCAGCACGGTCACGAGTCAGGTGACCGCGTTCGGCGATTCGCCGGGTTTTGAGGGCCCGCGCACTTATGCGCTCACGCGCACCGCCGAGCAGCAGAACAATCAGGAGCACGCGACTTACGAGCAGTGGCTGCGCACGCGGCTGGCGGGAGATGGCTTCAGCGAGCAGAGCCCGTCGAGCGCGCACTACCTGATCGGCATGAGCTACGGCCTCACCCAGCAGATGATGCGTGTGGCGGAGCCGGCGTATGACCCGATGTTCGCGCCGGGGCCATGGGGGCCTTGGGGACGTCCGTGGGGCTGGTACGGCTATCCATACGGTCCGCCGCCGGCCTACGTCGAGCGCGATTATCCGTATGCGCTCGCCGGTTTGCAGTTGCGCTTCACGGATCGCGCGAGCGGCAAGGAGGTGTACCGCGTGCAGGCCAATACCAGTGACGGCGGGACATCGCTGGCGTCGGCCATGCCGTTCCTGATCGACGCGGCGCTCAAGCAGTTGCCGTTCCCCAGCGGACGAACCGTCAACGTGCAGCAGAAGGTCGGACAGTAAGATGTCGGGCGCCGGCTAGCGACGACAAGCCGTCGTACTCCGCCGGAGCGAAGCGGCGCGTCACCGGGACGTGCGCTTCGCTCCGGCGTTTTTCGTTTACTGCATCAGCGTGACGATGCCGAGGACGGCGAAGATGATGGCGGCGACCGTGTGCACGGCCCTCGTCGGCAGGCGCCCGGCGAATTTGTGGCCTACGAGTACGGCCGGCACATTGGCGAGCATCATGCCGAGCGTGGTGCCGGCGACCACGCCGAAGAAGTCCTGATAGCGCGCGGCGAGCATCACCGTGGCGATCTGCGTCTTGTCGCCCATTTCGGCGATGAAGAACGTGAGCACGGTGGTTGCGAACACGCCGAGCTGGCGCTTGGTGGTGGCGTCTTCATCGTCGACCTTGTCGGGAATCAGAATCCAGATCGCCATGCCGATGAACGACGCGACGATGGCCCACTTCATGATGGCCGGACTGATCGCCGTGGATAGCCATTCACCAAGTGCGCCGGCAAAGCCGTGATTGACCAGCGTGGCGACGAGAATGCCAAGAACGATCGGCACGGGCTTCTTGAAGCGCGCCGCGAGGACAAGGGCCAGCAGTTGGGTTTTGTCGCCGATTTCGGCGAGACCGACGACGCCGGTCGAGATGAGGAATGGGGACACCTTATGTTTTTCTCCGCCGGGCCATGTTGATGCGAGCCAATGACAACGCATCCCGGCCCGGTTGGCGGAAGCATTGTCATCGGTCTCGCCAGGCCCGAAGGCTGCGCACGCCATAGCCGGAACCGGCCAAGTCTGTTGACGTACGCCCCTGCCGATGCGCGATGTGCACGACAGGGCGGCTACTCCCCAATGAGGAAACGGATCATAGCATACCCGCCTTTTCAAAATAAAGTGCCCTGATGGGGGCCGGCCCGCCTCAGGCCGCGCGCCCGAGCCGATCGACGGCTCGGGCGCGATCGCCTCGAAGACGAATTACGGTTTCGGGCGCTGCCAGACGTTCGTGTGCATTGAAAAATCGATGCCGG
This window of the Pandoraea fibrosis genome carries:
- a CDS encoding LysR family transcriptional regulator; translated protein: MARAAEREFIAPSAISRRIADIEAIVGLPLIQRHQRGITVTPVGETVRRYAERILGTIESLGAELSQFHEGARGSVRIAANLSAIVQFLPEDLAAFGRVFSAVDVELDEQHSNEVLQRVGERAVDVGICNAVEGIEAFTMVPYRRDRLAVILPVGHPLAARTGEIPFSACVGETLVGLQGNSALTQLLRQQASALGASLRIKIRVSSLDALCRMAHAGLGIAIAPEQVGQLYVGKLDVVVRPLTDEWAHRQLWLVFPSRDQLSATASAVVNFLAQKE
- a CDS encoding aconitase family protein — encoded protein: MEDTIRFDGRMLFLSDDPAIVRRQLAGESITRAEAGALRDNVSTDEITPVTVMLTYDERLGRYPYVGFKAGNDMPVGEHDVRRGGFQITVAGKRYGKGSSRESSPLAELSAGIRLIVAESFERIYQQNCDNIGILTTTDFGVLERIQAGEAIPITEFLKGRDALTQQIIRSGGLLAFSKFAEWPAPVVHPDATPSSDTADTPPRTLVEKIMARRLHPATPGVEHGDGVFVRVDWRFSHDYFTGMCAHLMHRAFGEPAALYDPARIIAFQDHLVLAAQSHPHVTQGLLPGVANLTNGHRDFVSRYPVLAHGELPIGDRDEAHGADGICHALMAERYALPGQIVIGTDSHTPHAGALGCLAFGAGATDIANSWVTGYVRCKVPQTLRIEIDGALAPGVTAKDVVLHLLRLDAIRSGDAIGLVFEYAGSAVRAMSIDERATLTNMVAELGGFTGIVAPDEKTVAFLKTRRGVDFVIEPWMTSDAGARYRDVIRIDAASLMPMLARPGDPGNGVALAELTAPVAIDIAYGGSCTAGKRDDFDAYHDVLAWGVAHGLRVAQGRSLFLQFGTMDVRAYCEARGYLDTFEAAGVTLIMPGCGACANCGPGQSTSAEQVTISAINRNFPGRSGPGSVWLASPYTVAASALAGRIVSFDELRASVLATVQ
- a CDS encoding MFS transporter, coding for MPSPSQAAQAHAVASSLSAGDISARLDRLPPTRTVWKLVVLLSLGFFFELYDLLYTGYIAPGLVKSGILTPTTPGLFGTTGVASFIAALFAGLFIGTIACGFLADRFGRRAVFTGSLLWYTVANVIMAFQETATGVNFWRFVVGLGIGVELVTIGTYIAELVPKQIRGRAFACEQAVGFTAVPVVALLAYWLVPREFLGLEGWRWVVLIGAHGAVFVWWIRRALPESPRWLAQKGRLDEADRVLSELEAKVAREYGKPLPPPGEPEPVVPKSAFRDMWVPPYRKRAIMMILFNIFQTVGFYGFANWVPTLLIKQGVTVTTSLGYSSVIALAAPVGPLIGLWMADKVERKHAIVWTAGIGIVCGLVFSQVTSSFLLIAMGIGLTLANNIMSYSYHAYQTELFPTGIRARAVGFVYSWSRFSAIFTAFLIASVLRNFGVTGVFVFISCAMLIVMLSIGLMGPRTRDIALEKISQ
- a CDS encoding class I SAM-dependent methyltransferase; amino-acid sequence: MADLQTEAAYEANAVRYSEDWLNQPPPDDMYALLVRHFIPGGRTIDVGCGNGRDAAWLAQQGFDVVGYDNSPALIELASRSFPWVPFHVGRLPQLDAVTAQFDNVVCETVLMHLPANEVPQAADRLWSLVRPGGVLYVSWRVTEGEDLRHEDGRLYSAFSPDVVRAALHEGVVLHEEDVTSVSSGKRVCRLIVQRPA
- the pepN gene encoding aminopeptidase N translates to MLRTDLAGVIQRSDYTPPAYLIDTVQLDFDLAPDVTTVTSRLRVHRNPAGPGGDLELVGQGLQLVSLELDGKPWAGYRTGEESLTVEAPPATFELTLVTRCRPQENTSLMGLYVSGGNFFTQCEAEGFRKITYFLDRPDVMATYTVTLRAEREAYPVLLANGNLIDKGDLPDGRHFAVWDDPFKKPSYLFALVAGRLVCREERLVAGDGREKLLQVWVQPQDLDKTEHAMHSLVNSIRWDEARFGRVLDLDRFMIVAVSDFNMGAMENKGLNIFNTKYVLADAATATDDDFGNIEAVVGHEYFHNWTGNRVTCRDWFQLSLKEGLTVFRDQEFSADMMGSESGRAVKRIDDVRVLRQAQFPEDAGPMAHPVRPESYVEINNFYTVTVYEKGAEVVRMYQTLLGRDGFRRGMDLYFERHDGQAVTCDDFRAAMADANRRDLTQFGRWYSQAGTPRVTVDAAYDEAARTYTLTLTQRCPKVGVELQDTQLVKQPFHIPFAVGLLDRDGRDMALRLAGEASDAPTATTRVLDFTQERQSFTFVDVPHHPMPSLLRGFSAPVIVEHETTIDELAFLMAHDSDPFNRWEAGQRLATRQLLALVESIQMGQLPSVDSYVLEAFRQVLRDETLDPAFRAQALTLPAESYLGEQMTEIDPAAIHAARQYLRQRLAASLHTEWLAAYHNHRVPGPYRPDAASAGERALKNLALSYLMELSDAGVAQTARTQYDTADNMTDRFAALTALVQRGGAALEGDAAHGQNHAAEALDDFYQRFEHEPLAIDKWFALQAMQRGDGSHCVIDAVRALMRHPAFTLKNPNRARSLIFSFCAGNPAQFHAADGSGYQFWAEQVLTLDALNPQVAARLARVLDRWRKYTPSLREHMHTALRSVADHKALSKDVREIVEKALA
- a CDS encoding DUF4136 domain-containing protein — protein: MWKRWALATLTVASVLLAGCASTVTSQVTAFGDSPGFEGPRTYALTRTAEQQNNQEHATYEQWLRTRLAGDGFSEQSPSSAHYLIGMSYGLTQQMMRVAEPAYDPMFAPGPWGPWGRPWGWYGYPYGPPPAYVERDYPYALAGLQLRFTDRASGKEVYRVQANTSDGGTSLASAMPFLIDAALKQLPFPSGRTVNVQQKVGQ
- a CDS encoding TMEM165/GDT1 family protein, translated to MSPFLISTGVVGLAEIGDKTQLLALVLAARFKKPVPIVLGILVATLVNHGFAGALGEWLSTAISPAIMKWAIVASFIGMAIWILIPDKVDDEDATTKRQLGVFATTVLTFFIAEMGDKTQIATVMLAARYQDFFGVVAGTTLGMMLANVPAVLVGHKFAGRLPTRAVHTVAAIIFAVLGIVTLMQ